The Lathyrus oleraceus cultivar Zhongwan6 chromosome 5, CAAS_Psat_ZW6_1.0, whole genome shotgun sequence genome includes the window actctttgaggatacttagagcagtatctctaaagaaaacttgaaatgagactcttcatattgatgaagcagtatctcaaacagtaaaaatgagattctctgtatcgagttgaagcagcatcttacatgatagaattaaaatattccagcaagggaaagataccttaattgaatctaagactcttcgaggatacttagagcagtatctctaaagaaaacctgaaatgagactcttcatattgatgaagcagtatctcaagtagtaaaaatgagattctctgtatcgagtcgaagcagcatcttatatgataaaattaaaatattccagcaagggaaaaatactttagttgaatctaagactctccgaggatacttagagcagtatctcaaacagagaaatgagattcttcagataaatgaagcagtatctcgaatattcgtctgttgggggaattttttgaaaagactccttttgggagatttactagaaatgctctgcaggggaaaagctcataagagactttttagggtaacctctgcttggaGAGCAATGACTATAAAGAAAAATGTTGGGAatatcatttttttttaaaagttgaaaaatgatttgctgagaaataaCCCTACGAGCCTATGTAGGGTAAtaactttatttggaaatgaGGAATGTCTGAGACATATAcgaatgaccttggatcctgttattttatatttgttttttttgtataatgtccccactttaggtgggaattcCATGTATGGGATGTATGCAAGTATGCCATTGTTGGGGATATTTGgctgtgcatgtaggaatgcgaatgatttttattttgttgaaattcccattttgtgggagtgttatgcatgagtatgatgatgattgatatgactgtgttttCTTTTGAATTCCCTTGTTTGGCAggaaattatgcatgaaatgatgccTGTGATGCATGTtggaatgcaactgggtaattggatATGCCCCGGTTAGGACATTTCGCTTTGAGGTATGATGCCAACAGCATAGATTTTTTTATCATTGGGGCTATCAATGGAAATCAAATTTTAATGCCCCTGCTCGGTTGGTTttgggaatatatttgggttATTTCGAGTCATTGAAAGGTTTAGACTTTTCGACACGCGATACTCCGTCCATGATTTATCAATGTTTCTGTTGGAAAGGTGATGGAGCCTTGCCCCGGTCTGGCTATACCGtgagtacatttatgagaggtATGAATCAGTAGTTGAAAGGAACATAATTGTCTGAAATCAGTCCTGCACCTTTATGAAAGACAAGAGTGAATCTTGAGGACTAAAGGATTCGTCCGCTTActgtttcaaaagcaattttaccactttattcaaacatgcattttattttctccaatagtttttaaaagtgatgtttatcaaaaataaaaggttctttgcaaacaaacagataaaataaaaaatgattcgggcacactttgttgagaaaaattctcttttattgatttaACCCTTACATGTTATTTTGACCAAGGAAACCCTATATCCTACACTTTTTATCATATGgaaattattccaagatcaaagttactctaaatgacattacaaataactttcatgttgaggtcaagagctagttttgcttggaaagtcattttttatggtgaaagattataggtcattttgtctaaaccctaatttgaaggtcaacttcccaagaccataacttgctcaatttttatgatatgaaagccattaaaattgcatgaacaaattaaatgtgtctaattcaactttaACGTTTGGAGGAAGTGTAGATTTAACTCGAAAATgtatgtgccaagaggaaacattataggtcattttgggccaataccattgaacaagtgattttcctcaacttataaaatgcacaactccttcatgccaaatccaaataaggtcaaatttgtgaccaaatttaaggTATTTGAATTATATGcaactttaatgaaggaacttttatcatttgaaatacatagaaaaagttattcaaggtggaagaagtgaacatatggcttggtacttagaatttgttttgatatatttgattttccaaacttccacctcaaaatttgtcatgatctaagcttcaaatgaaaacgtgttcaacatgaaagttattcctcttgatctaacctttccaaaaagtccaaaatcatctcatctggacaaagtatgaatgacttgcgcatggcttaaagttgaaggaccatttgtataatttgaagttccacttttcatacacgaatgcatggcttgtcaacatgatttcagcattgcttacacacAATTTTGGACATAAgtgcatcatttgatgggcctatcgcacgtccatgcaagcatgcaagtgagattttcaactttggccaaaaatggaaatgtgcaattatcaatctctttggctataaatagaagctttctttctcagaattaaggaccctggcgtgcaagctttgaatcagcaaccctaaaccctcaccattaaaggataagcttgaagaatttctttgaaaatcgagtttgaatctcctactatttttgagattgaaactccaagagtccatccctttatttgatccatttccattccatcaagcatatgaagcaaggccaagcataattaagagcaagatcgtgccaattTGAAGCTGCAGTtaaggtgatttttcagaatttttcatctcttcgattgtcactcaattctccactattcttgttgatttttggttgtctgaagtcctaccaatgtaggaaagaagattgagttgctttgaggtcaaatcgaagcaactcaaatcataatcctcaaaattcaacttcatttatctttctatatacttggagttagacaaaattgaggccagattcgagctcctgagcattttttctttaaattcatgtcctcctttttcattttggtgatggttgaaggttgaccagtccggtgaggtccactggagaagaagaccggagctctggctccggcgatcTGTTGGCGtgtctctgaaccacatgatccattcattttgttttaatcttaggtgttggttttgattaccacatgtgcaacgttgttgactcaagaccacatggaacgcgcgctagagaccatctgatctgccacctcaattaatgaaggagctcagatggtccacgtatttttgtaatttctgattttcattttaattgctttattttcattaattcatattaattttaatattgatccaaaaaatatgggactttcaccaaaaaaattcaaatatttttctctttcattttcttaattaaaatcattttttggatcaatattaatatttttcatgatttaattgtttttgtgcatatttttaattgtttaaaaatacttttacatttccaaaaataatgaatttttttctccaatgtcctttgaccttgtttgacctatgataaatcttttgaccatttatttgatgttttgaagaggttttaggtttttgatcaaatataatttgatttaatgcattttttaattaatttttagAGTTCTTCCGCATTCTCTTTTTTGTCCATCAAAGAAGCCTCTAAGATATACATATTTTAAATTTATCAAAATTCACGAATCAACATGTTACATATTATCTCTTTTCTCCGTAAAAAAAATCTCTAAAACATAAATAATTTAGATTTATAAATAACCACAAACCAATAAATGTTTGATATTCTCTTAtatttatttgtattttattgTGTTTTAAAATCATCGTTGTCATTGTTTAGAAACCTTTTTggttttttttaaatatttttataaccTTTAATAGATTTTATTTATATACATGTTCCTATTATTTATTTTGCTTTCACACAAAAATGTATAATTATACTTTTAGTCCTTGTTGTCTAGTACTAATAGTATACCTTATATAATTCCAACATTTAAAATAAAATTCTATAAAATTATTGGATAAAATTTAATTGCATAATCATGAAACCAAGTATTTGTGTGAATAACCAACAAAAACGAATAATCATGAAACCGTAACTTTACTTATGATATGATGGGTGAAGATGCTCTTACAACTCTCCCTTTGAAGTTGAAACGCAATGGTGAATGTAGGGCCACTGACCCACTAGCTAGTAGACATGGAATGGAGACATGTGATCTTGTTCTGATAAAGAGAAATACACGTGTCCATCCATGCATAATTGGTGCTATTTCTTCAACCCTGGCCTCTTCACTTTCACCCTTACGTTTTACTTTTTCCCCAACTTTTAAGCTGTGTAGTTTAAGGAGGACAAGTTCCAACTTTTTCGAAAAGAGTGAAGCCTCTTCTCTTTTTCTAACAATTCAAACACTTTCGATAAAGAGTCTCAGGCCACCCTCCCATATTGCCCTATAATGGAATGGTCTACACTTTCTTTTTTCTAGCTACAACTCACGGACTCACCAAGGTATAATAATTTCTGTCACTCTGAGTAACGTTAACAAATAAAGTAGGGGAAAACGGTTGGAAAATTACTTACCACAAAATATGTAAATTTAAGTATTTTTTTAGGCCAACGTTTGGAATCGCTTCCTTTAAATTTAAACGATTTTTCAAAGACAAGTATTACTCCCTTAAACTATTCATTAAAATGTAATCTAAACAAGGTGAGTTTTTTTTAAATGAAATGCACATTCTTTATATAAAATGAAATAAACTAACAAAAATATGTAATCCGGTGAGATTTATAATTTCCCTTTTTCTTATATATTCTTCGGAGTTAATTTTAGTGTGAAAATTAAGTAATATGGGACATAAAGTTTCCTCGATTAACACATAAATATACAAAGTTTTTTTGACAATGTGGGCtaagattttttttttcaaattcatTGATCTATTGGAATTTTGACATTAACCGACAAATTACACAACACTTTTTTAGTTTGCAAAATCAATCTATCTAAAAACAATGCTCATAACGTTAGGACActgttgaattgtaatttcttgtgtCGAAACGAATTGTTCGACAGAAGTAAGAAAGTTGTCGAAATGCATTATGTTGTCAAAACGTCGAAGTAGTATACCCCGACAGGAATTTCGACTTAGGTCTAATTTTGTATTGTTATAGCATAATTGTGTATTCTGAGCTTTATTTAAGAAGTAAGCAAATTcaaatctataaatagagagtAATCTCTATTATTGTAAAAATAAAAGAACTTGCAGTTACAAAGAATAAAAATTTTAGTTTGGAAGCAAAGAGAAGCTCTGCAAAAAATGTTTTCTTCTTCCcttattttgtctaaaccctaatttctttCTTCTCcaattttattttttctttcttcttccaTTAACAATTGTGCAGCGAGAATCATCTTGCAACCAAAATTGGTTtattcactcgagtgaagagtaAAGAACAAGAGAGAATTCGATCAGTgtgattgaatcttgttcatcaagattgtagcggaattctccataggttttggtaaatttccaacatctggtatctagagaACTGACTGAGCAATTCGTGGGAAGCAAAACACGATGACGTTGAATCATCCTAATGGACATTTTCCAGCGAGTCTCCCAATTCTGAAGGGTTAGAATTTTGAGAATTGGTGTAAACATATGAAGGTTATTTTCTGTTGTCATGATCTTTAGGATCTTGTGAAGGAGAGAGTGATGTCGCTTGCAAAAAACGCGTCAGATGAAGAAAAAGatgcacacaaagaattgaagaagaaagattataaatctCTCTTTATAATTCATTAGTGTGTTGATTCCGATCATTTTGAAAAGTCGAGTTATGTTCATTCAGCAAAAGAAGCATGAGAAATTCTCAAAAGTATCATGTGGAGGTGCTGAGAAGGTGAATGAGATGAGGTTATAAACTCAtaaaagaacgtatgaattgcttcagatggaagacaatgaaatcataaatgaatttttttactagggttacgaaactggtgaatcaaatcaaggtatgtggaaaagtgttgacatcaagatcgATCTTAAGTTCATTGCCTCCAAAGTTCAACCATGTGGTAGTAGTaatagaagagtcgaaagatttgtcatcattgacaaaggaagagcttcaagggatgCTTGAATTTCATGAGCAAAGAATGACTGAAAGAGTTGCAAGCAAGTCAAAGAGTGATGTGGCTTTGCAAGTGCAATcaacaagagaaaagaaagaaaagggaaGTGGTTCAACAACAAAGGTAGATGAGGCTACAACTATTTGACTGGCCGAAATCAGTAAGAATGAGGTTGGTCGAATCAGAGAAAGTCATCATACCAaagcaaccaaagaggtggtgttgtagTTAGAGGGAGAAGATATGGTCaaaaacctgacaaaagtcacattcaatgtttcaattgtcagaagtatggtcactactcAAGTGATTGTCATGAAAAACAGAAGAATAGGAaaaatgatgcaaattttgcaaagcatgaagaagaagagatgttgttgatggtcacaacaagagataAAGAAATATTccaggaccaatggtacttggaaTCATGATGCTCATCACACGTGACTGGTAGGAAAGATTGATTTGTCAACAtaaaccctcaatgaagaacatggtaaaatttgcaAACGACAATACTCTAGCAActgaaggtattggtgatgttaTGATCATGAGGAAAGATGGCATTAGGTCAGCAATTTACAATATACTGTATATACCAGGCATGAAAAGTAATTTGCTTAGCCTATGGAAGTTGGTCAAAAATAATTACAAAatgtcgatcgaagacaagatgatgagagttctcgactcagATGAAATGTTATTCTTGAAGGCACAtatgtctcagaatagaaccttcaagattgaacttaATGTGATGAAGCATAAGTGCCTTACAACTGCAGCTAGCAGGGATGAATGGATATGACACTATAGACTTGGCCATatcaatttcaaagacatcatagatctgaaaagaagaaatatggtttcagggttaccagaaatcgacattccaaactAAGTGTGTGAGGAATGTATGCAGACGAAGCAGCACAAGAATAACTTCAACAAGGATGCAGTAAGCAAGTCGAAGGCAATCTGAAAGTCATATACTCTGATATGTGTAAACCTATTCAGGTGGATTCGATTGAAGGTAACAAATACTTTAccacattcatagatgatttcatTCAAAAACTGCGGACTTACTTGATCAATAAGAAAAATtaagtgatcgaggtatttgccaagtttaaatctatggtcgaaacACAAAGTGGTCGAAAGCTCGAGATTCCGAGGACTggtggtggtggagaatatgtgtcgaaagacttcgacatgttatgtgagaaagaagggattgtgcatgaggtggtgtcaCTCTACACTCCACATCTGAATGGAActgtagaaaggaagaatataaccatcttgaatatggttagaagtatgttgaaaggcaatCATCTACCCAAAGAATCATGAGGAGAAGCTGTGTCGAGTGCGGCATACATCTTGAACATATGTTTGACAAAAAggctagaaggaatcacgccagagGAATGTTGGTCTGatgtcaagcctagcttgagtcatctaaAGGTATTTGGATATGTAGTACATAGACAGATGTCggatcagttgagaagaaaacttgatgaaTAGGATATCATATAACTGGGGTTTAAAAGTTGTTCGACTCAGTGAACAAGTAAGTAATGATCAACAGggacatgatcatagatgagcttaaggaatgggacTGGACTGAAAATACCAAGAAGGATTCggtgagaatcttatgtgaagaaccaacacgtgaagtcgaaagagaagttcgacaaaAAGAAGTTAGAGGTTAGGCAAACACAAGtagacctcaaagaacaagacacatgcttgcaaggttgcaagaatgtgtgattacatcagatgatgtggtcgatgatGAAGGTGAGCTGGTGCATTAGGATTTCTATGAAGATGTAGAACCAGTTAATGTAGCTGGgacattgaaggatttgaagtgggtgaaagcaatgaatgaggaaCTGGAGTCCATCGAAGTTAACAACACCTGGTCACTTGTCAAATTACCTCAAggtaagaaggaaattgatgtgaaatgggtatacaaggtgaagttaAATCCAAAAGGAGAAGTAACTCGACACAAGGCAAGACTCGTGGAtaaaggatttcttcagaaagaagggATCGACTTCGACGAAGTTTTTGCACCTATTTCTATTATCGAAACAATTAGGTTGGTTTTTagtctagcaaacatgaacaactgacacacatgtcagatggatgtgaaatgtgcattcttgaatggccccttagataaagaagtttatgttgcacaaccaggTGGGTTTATGAAACCTGGCGAAGAAAGCAAGGTATACATGgtgcataaagccttgtatggacttaaacaagctccaagcgcttggaataagaagatagacagtttcctaagagagagagagaaattcTGAAATGCACTATTgagcatggagtatatgtaagaagaagcaatagTTAATCGCTTATACTATATatctatgtcgatgacctgttgataacaggaaGTTACAAGAAGGAGATTGGAGACTTTAAACATGAcctaagtgaggagtttgaaatgtcagacttAGGAAATCTCTCATACTTCCTTGGTATTGAATTCTCCAAGAGTAGTAGAGGCTTTATGATGCACCAAAAAAGATATGCAggtgaaatactcaagagatttgagataCAAGGTTTCAACCAAACTTCGACTCCGGTTGAGCCTATATTGCAACTGTCGAAAAAATCAAAAGAAGATGATGTCGATCAAACGCAATATAGAAAACTCATTTGATCACTTCGATGTCTTTGTCATACAAGGCCTGATCTAGCATACAATGTAGTTATGGTGAGCATATTCATGCAtaagccaaaggtatcacacctagcagcgatgaagaggatactaaggtatctgaaaggaacttTTGATTATGATACTTTGTTTCCTGCAGCTAATAAAGGAAAAGAATGCAAGCTAGTGGGACACATCGACTCAAGTTGGTGTGGTGATGCTAAGGATAGAAAATTCACAACTGGATACATGTTTATGCTAGGTGGTAAACCATTTTCTTGAAGTTCAAGAATGGAACCAGTAGTGGCATTGTAGTCATGTAAAGTAGAGTACATAGTTGCTTCTCTCTGTGCATGTAATGCAACGTAGGTGAtgaatttggtcgaagagattaCAGGAAAGAATCATGGAtcaattaccatgaagatcgacatCATGTCTGCTATCAATCTGGAGAAAAACCCGATAACACATGGACGAAACAAGCACATCGAAATTAagttccattatcttcgagaaCAAGCAGCTGAAGCAAAGCTGAACTTGGAATATTGCAGAACAGAtaatcagattgcagacatcatgacaaaaTGAATGCATGTCGAAGTATTCAAGAAATTAAGATATATGATGAATGTggatagcttagacacaatgaattgggtaatgtgttgaattgtaattccttgtgtcgaagcaggttgctcgacatAGGCAAAGAAGTTGTCGAACTGCATTGTGTTGTCGAAATGTCGAAGTAATATACCTCAACAGGAACTTCGACTTAGATCTAATTTTGTAGTGTTAGTAGAATTAGGTATTTTGGGTTTTGCTTAAGGAGCAAGCAAATCCAAATCTATAATTAGGGAGTAACCCCTATCATTGTAAAAAAAAAAGAACTTGAAGATGCAAAGAATAAAAATTCCAGTTTGGAAGCAGTGAGAAGCTCTGTAGAAAATCTTTTCTTCTTCCCTTATTTTGTCAAAACCCTAATTACTTTCTTCTCTAATTTTATCTTTTCTTTCATCCTCCATTAACAATTGTGCAGTGAGATTAATCTTGCAAccaaggttggttgattcactcgagtggAGAGTGAAGAACAAGAGATAATTCGATCGGTgtgattgaatcttgttcatcaaaATTGCAGTGGAATTCTCCATAAATTTTGGTGAATTTCCAACAAAGACGACATTGTTATTGTTATGGATGAGTCTATGGACTCTTCGTAAAAGATCTACAAACTCTAATACTACGAAGACAAAAGTGTAAAATGTAATGTTGATTGTCAATACATATTTTTTCGTATTTGAGCATTTGTACTTAAAGTTACTTTGATAATTGTTTTTCCAGTAGAAAAATCTCCAATTCTTAATCCCACGAGTGAAGAAAGTTCTTAATCTTATAAATAAGGAAATCTCAAATGAAAATCACATGTTTTTCTCCTGCTTAATAATTCATTAAAACATTTATGTGTTAGATCTTTTCTATTGTAAGTTCCTCAAGAAATAATATTGAAAAATAGTTTTGAAGAATTTAAATAAAAACTAGAATATGGACATCTTGGGcgtcaaacaacacacgcatCCGAATCATCCATCGACTTCAATTCTTTCCATAAAATACTAGAAACTTTGTGTTTAAGCTACCGTTTCCACCATTCATATTCGATCTTACAAGAATTCACTCAAATCTCACCAAACACTCATGATTTCTCAATCCCTCATAATCAGAAAATGCAAATTCAAGAAACGAAATCAATCACACACGCATCACATTCACTCAGTGTTTCCTTTTGTATTTCTCGTGGATTCGAACCAAAGTTCTAGATACCAATTATTGATGCACAaaaaaagaagatgaagatgataaaaATGGAAAGAAGAGAGAGAAACTAAATTCGTAACTAGCTTTTCTCTAATACTCTCTCCATTCCACAATAAGTGACCAATTTGAAATAAAAGAGTGTCCTAAAATAAATGACTCATTTCAACTTTCAATGTATATTTTCTAATTTTATcctttaattaatattattttcatcattctTAATACATAATAAATGTATTTTAGTAAAAATATCATTACTTCTcttatatttttttcttctaattAATATCATTATGTCTCACAATGTTGAATTGGATCACTAGTTGTGAAAGTGAGGAAGTagaattttggaattgattaCACAATGATTCTCTTTCAAATTGAAAACTAGCTGAAATGAATTACAACAATCTCAAAGATCAATTTGGATATTTCCTCTTGGTACAATATTGTCATAGGGTCACGTTAGCGGCATGATTACTAATCACAAATTACTAGTGTGGAAGAATAAAACAGATTGTAAATAATAAATTGTAATTATAATATAAATAGTAATATGAAATGAAAAGTGAGTATCACATGCATCATCTCATACAAACAAACCgaataataaataaataaaaatagtaaaataCAAATTAATCAATCTCATCATAGTAGCCATACAAATAAACACATAATCTATGCATCATTAGTTGGTTGGATTGCTTCTGAACGACCCCAACGCCTTGATAGCCGCCGCTCTCAGAATATACTGATGGTACGCAGCCGCCGCCGCTGCTCCGACGAACGGTCCAACCCAGAAAATCCACTGCAACATTAATCCAAACCATGCACGTTAATTAACACACACTTAATACACAGTCTCTTTATATTGCATTGTATTGCatgagaaaataaataaataaattatattattaGACTTACTTGGTCATCCCAAACTTTGCCATTGTTAAAGATAACCGCAGCACCAAAGCTTCTAGCAGGGTTAATTCCGGTGCCGGTGATAGGTATAGTTGCGAGATGAACCATGAAAACAGCAAAACCAATAGGCAAAGGAGCCAAAACAGGAATATGCGAGTCACGTGCGCTTCTCTTAGGGTCAGTAGCAGAGAAAACGGTGTAAACAAGCACAAAAGTTCCGATAATTTCAGCACCGAGTGCGGAGCCTTTGGTATAACCAGAAGCAACAGAGTTAGCACCACCACCGAGACTGTTGTAAGGGTGCTTCATGAAAGCCTTCACCAACCCAACACCGCAAATAGCCCCTAAGCACTGTGATATAATG containing:
- the LOC127086460 gene encoding aquaporin PIP2-7 encodes the protein MSKEVSEEGHQPHHHSGKDYVDPPPAPLLDFAEIKLWSFYRALIAEFIATLLFLYVTVATVIGHKKQTGPCDGVGLLGIAWSFGGMIFVLVYCTAGISGGHINPAVTFGLFLARKVSLIRAVLYIISQCLGAICGVGLVKAFMKHPYNSLGGGANSVASGYTKGSALGAEIIGTFVLVYTVFSATDPKRSARDSHIPVLAPLPIGFAVFMVHLATIPITGTGINPARSFGAAVIFNNGKVWDDQWIFWVGPFVGAAAAAAYHQYILRAAAIKALGSFRSNPTN